A stretch of DNA from Catenulispora acidiphila DSM 44928:
CCGGCTTCGGCTACAACCGGCAGAACGCGCAGAACCGGCAGGAGCAGAGCGCATGAAACCGCAGCTGACGCTGGAAGACGTCGCCGTCGGGGACGCCCTGCCGGTGCTGAGCTACGAAGTGTCCGCGACGACGGTCGTCCTGGGCGCGCTGGCGACCCGCGACTGGCGGCCGATGCACCACGACCACGATTTCGCCGTGACCCGCAACGGCGTCCGGGACATCTTCCTGAACACGCCGAACCAGGCCGCGTGGTTCGAGCGCTACCTCACCGACTGGACCGGCCCGCACGGACGCCCCGGGCGCATGCGCTTCCGGATGTCGGACTCGGTGTTCCCCGGCGACACGATGGCGATCACCGGCACGGTGACCGGCGTGCGCGTGGACGAGGCCGGCTGCGGCTGGATCGAGGTCGATCTGGACCTGGCGGTCGGCGCGGAGTCCAAGACCGGCTGCTCGGCGCGCATCGCCGTCCCGGTCTCCCCCGACGACAACCCGTGGGCCCGGCGCGGCGAGCGCTGGCGTCCCTAGCGAGCGAGAGAAGGCCCTGAGGATGGACCTCGACTTCAGCGAAGAGCAGCTCCTGCTGCGCGACACGGTGCGCGACCTGTGCGCCAAGCACGTCCCGGCAACCATCGTGCGCGCCCTGGAGAACGACCCCGAGCGCTACCCGGAGGACTTCTGGAAGCAGGCCGCACAGCTCGGACTGCACGGCATGCGCCTGCCGGAGGACCACGGCGGCACCGACATGACCTTGCTGGACGCGGCGCTGGTGTACGCCGAACTCGGCCGCGCACTCGTCCCCTCCCCGCACTTCGCCAGCACGGTGCTCGCCGGACAAGTGCTGGCCATGGCGGGCAGCGCCGAGCAGCAGGAGCGCTGGCTGCCGCGAATCGCTTCCGGCGACGGGATCTTCACAATCGCATGGCTGGAGCCGGATCGGAGCTGCGGACCCAAAGGTGTGAGAGCGAAAGCCCTCCCGGCCAAGGGCGGCGGCTATCGGCTGACAGGCGTCAAGCGCCACGTCCCCTATGCCCGCAGCGCAGAACGGATCCTGGTCCTGGCACGCGACGAAGCCGCTGACGAGGTGGTGTTCCTGCTGGTGGATCCGGCAGCCGAGGGCGTGCGGCTGACGCAGCAACTGACCGTCGCCTCCGACACGCAGTACCGAGTCGACCTCGAGGACGTGTACGTCGCCGAGGACGCAGTCATCCGTGGCGGCTGGCAGCTGTGGGACACGGTCATGCACGACGCGATCGTCCTGGCAGCAGCCCAGTCCTCCGGCGCAGCCCGCCGCACCCTGGAGTTCACCGTCGACTACGCCCTGACCCGGCACCAGTTCGACAAGCCACTCGGCGCCTTCCAAGCGATCGCCCACTACCTCGCCGACGCCGTGACCGCCGTCGACGGCGCCGAAACCCTGGTATGGGAAGCAGCCTGGGCCCGCGACACCGGCCGCCCCACGGCAAAGCTCGCCCCGATGGCGAAACTGTTCGCCGCCGACACCTTCCGCGACGTGACCGCGACCGCGCAGCAGATCTTCGGCGGCAACGGCTTCACCGTCGAGTTCGACACCCAGCTCTACTTCCGCCGCGCCAAGCAGTGGCAGATGGCCTGGTGGGACGCGCGCTACCTCGAGGAGCTGATCGCGGCCGAGGTGCTGGACGCGGCTTGAGTGCGATTAAAAGGCGGCTGGCGACAACAAGGTAAGTTTCTCCACCGCGAACCAGCCCCGCCGTATTTCGCCCGATCCCCCGCCTCTACTTCTTCCGCGCCACGACCCCGTAAGCGATCTGCCGCTCTCGCACCGCCTTCGTCACCGGACCTTCGTTCCACCACGCCGCCATCGGCACCAGTCCCGGTTCCAGCGGCTGCAAATCGCCCAGGAGCTCCAGGACCTCGTCGCGGCTGCGTGCCTGGCACGGGATCGTCGACTGGCGGAAGGCGGCGGCGGTGGCGCGGGCCAGCTCGACGGCGAGGTCGGTGGCGCCGTGGGTGAGGACCAGACAGCTGCCCGGGGGGCAGCCGTCCATGAGGGTGCGCAGATGCTTGGCGGGTTGTTCGTGGTCGAGCAGGAAGTGCAGGAGGCCGGTGGCGATCATGGCCACCGGTTCGTTGAAGTCGATCAGTGCGGTCAGGACCGGGTCGCGCAGGAGTGCCTCGGGTTCGCGCAGGTCCCCCTCGACGAATGCGGTGCCGGGACCGCCGTCGGTGAGCAGGACCCGTGCGTGGGACAGCACGATGGGGTCGTTGTCGACGTAGGCGACCCGGGCTGTCGCCTCGACTCCGCGCACGATCTGGTGTGTGGAGGGCATCGTGGGCAGGCCGGTACCGATGTCGACGAACTGGCGCACGCCGACGGTCGCCAGGCGCACGAGGGCGCGGCGCAGGAAGTCGCGCTGTTCGCGGCAGGTGTCGCGTAAGTACGGATTGGCGCGCAGCAGGAGTTCGGCGGCTGCGCGGTCGGCGCGGAAGTGGTCCTTGCCGCCGAGCAGGAAGTCGTACAACCTCGCGACGTGCGGGGAGTCGGTGTCGAGCGCGGCCGGACGCCGCGGCTGCGGGGCGTCGAACAGCGGCGGCAGCGGACCGCCCAGTCCCTCGTGATCGGCCATGCACCCTCCTGGCGGGCCGGGCCCCGGTCGGTTGTCAGCGCTCGAAGAGAGCCCAGCTTAACCATACTTTTTCTCAGGTCCACAAGCCTTCAGCCAACGATAAGATCTCTTCTGGCAAGGGGTGGACAAGGCCAGGGGCGGAGTCAGTACATGTGGGAGAAGGAACGACGGTCCGTCGCGACGGTGTTCGCCACGCACGGCGCCGTCTCCGGGACGTTCGCCTCGCGCCTGCCGTGGATCTCCGACCACCTGCACCTGTCCGCGGGGAAACTCGGTATCGCGCTGCTCATGTCCTCGATCGGGGCGATCACCACGATGCCCTTCGCCGGCCGCGCGGTCGCCCGCTACGGCACCCGGCTGACGGCGCGCGTGCTGATCGCCGCCTTCCTCGTGGTCGACGTGCTGACGCCGTGGATGCCGAGCCTGCTGGCCCTGATGGGCTGCACGCTGCTGGCCGGCGCGGCCGGAGGCACCTCCGACATGGCGATGAACGCCCAGGGCATCCTGGTCGAGAAGCGCCTGGGCCGCTCGATCATGTCCGGTCTGCACGGCAGCTGGAGCACCGGCGTCCTGATCGCCGCGCTGTTCGGCTCACTGGCCGCCCGCGAGCACCTCGACGCCCGGGTCCACTTCGCCATCGCCGGGGCGATCCTGTCGGTCGTGATGGTCTGGGGCACGCAGGGCTTCCACACCAGCGCGACCGACGTGGGCCTGGTCGAGGACGACTCGGAGTCCGTGCCGCTGTTCGTGATCCCGCGCGGCGTGATCCTGCTCATCGGGCTGGTCGGCTTCTGCGGGATCTACGCCGAGGTCGCGGCGCAGGACTGGTCGTCGGTCTACATGCACCGCGCGCTGCACGGCGGCGAAGCCGAGGCGGCGTTCACCACCGGCATGTTCGCCTTCACCATGGCCGCCGGACGGCTGTCCGGGGACGCGGTGGTGGGGCGTCTCGGCGCGACGACGACGGTGCGCGCCTGCGGAGTCCTCGGCGCCCTCGGCGGCGTGCTGGTCGTCGTGGCGCAAGGACCGGTCCCGGCGGTCATCGGCTTCATGCTGATCGGCGTCGGGGTGTCGGTCGTGGTGCCGCTGGCCTTCGCCGCCGCCGGACACGCCGGACCGAGCCCGACGATGGGCGTCGCGGGCGTCGCGACCATCGCCTACGGAGCGGGCATGGCGGCGCCGGGCATGATCGGCGGCATCGCGGACCTGACGTCGCTGCGCGTGGCGTTCTGCGCGGTCGCGGTGCTCGCCGGGATGGTCGCGCTCGGCGGCGGGCTGCTGGGACGGAACGCGCCGACGGCAGTGCACGGCGTGCCAGGGCCTCGGGCCGTGGAGGCCGAGGCGCTGGCTACCGAAGGCTGATCCGCCGCCTCACCCCGCGTTGAAGTACGAAGCCTCCGGGTGGTGCGCGACGATCGCGTCCGTCGACTGCTCCGGGTGCAGCTGGTACTCCTCCGACAGCTGCACGTTGATCCGCTCCGGCTTCAGCAGCTCCACGATCTTCGTCCGGTCCTCCAGGTCCGGGCACGCGGGATATCCGAAGGAGTACCGGCATCCCCGGTACTCCACCTTGAACAGACCCTCCGTGGACTCCGGGTCCTCCGCGGCGTAGCCGAGCTCGTCGCGGACCCGCGCGTGCCAGTACTCAGCCAGCGCCTCGGCCAGCTGCACCGACAAGCCGTGCAGCTCCATGTATTCGCGGTAGGAGTTCGCGGCGAACAGCTCCCCGGTCGCCTCGGCGATCCGCGCGCCGACCGTCACCAGCTGGAACGGCGCGACGTCCACTTCCCCGCTCTCCTGCGGACGCCAGAAGTCCGACAGGCACAGGTGACGGTCACGCCGCTGACGCGGGAACGTGAAGCTGGTCCGCTGCTCCCCGCTCTCGTCCAGGATCAGCAGGCTGTCGCCCTTGCTCACCGCCGGGAAGTAGCCGTAGACCACCGCCGCGTCCAGCAGGTTCTCAGTCTGCAGACGCTCCAGCCACATCCGCAGGCGCGGGCGTCCCTCGGTCTCGACTAGTTCCTCATAGGAACGCCCGCCCGAGCCGCGCCCGGGCTTGAGTCCCCACTGTCCGAGGAACAGCGCGCGCTCGTCGAGGTAGGGCGCGTACTCCGCCAGCCGGATGCCCTTCACCATGCGGTCGCCCCAGAACGGCGGCGCGGGGATCGGGTTGTCCAGCGCGACGTCGGAGCGCGCCGGGATCGGCTCGTCCGGGATCTCGCGCAGCGGCCCGGAGGCCTTCACCCGGCGCGGACGCAGCGCGGGCAGGGACGCCCCCGGCACGCCGGCCTTCACCGCCGCGACCGCGTCCATCAGGTTCAGTCCCTCGAACGCGTCGCGGGCGTAGCGGACCTCGCCGTCGTACAGCTCGGCGAGATCCTGCTCGACGTAGGCGCGGGTGAGCGCGGCGCCGCCGAGCAGCACCGGCCAGCGGTCCGCCACCCCGCGGGTGTTCATCTCCTCGAGGTTCTCCTTCATCACCACCGTGGACTTCACCAGCAGCCCGGACATCCCGATGGCGTCGGCGGCGTGCTCCTCGGCGGCGTCCAGGATGGTCTGCAGCGGCTGCTTGATGCCGAGGTTGACCACGTTGTAGCCGTTGTTCGACAAGATGATGTCGACCAGGTTCTTGCCGATGTCGTGGACGTCGCCCTTCACCGTGGCGAGCACGATCGTGCCCTTGCCGGTGGAGTCCGACTTCTCCATGTGCGGCTCCAGGTGCGCCACCGCGGTCTTCATGGTCTCCGCGCTCTGCAGCACGAACGGCAGCTGCATCTCCCCGGAGCCGAACAGCTCGCCGACCGTCTTCATGCCGTCCAGCAGCACCTCGTTGACGATCTCCAGCGCCGGACGCTCGCCGAGCGCCTCGTCCAGGTCGGCCTCCAGACCCTTGCGCTCGCCGTCGATGATGCGGCGCTTGAGGCGCTCGTTCAGCGGCAGCGCGGCCAGCTCGTCGGCGCGCGAGGCCTTCAGGGAGGCCGCGTCCACGCCCTCGAACAGCTCCAGCAGCCGGGTCAGCGGGTCGTAGCCCTCGGCGCGGCGGTCGTAGACCAGGTCCAGGGCGGTCTTGCGCTGCTCCTCCGGGATGCGGGCGATCGGCAGGATCTTGGAGGCGTGGACGATCGCCGAGTCCAGTCCGGCCTCGACGCACTCGTGCAGGAACACCGAGTTCAGGACCTGGCGCGCGGCGGGGTTCAGGCCGAAGGAGATGTTCGACAGGCCCAGCGTGGTCTGCACGTCCGGGTGCCGGCGCTTCAGCTCCCGGATGCCCTCGATGGTCTCCAGGCCGTCGCGGCGCGACTCCTCCTGCCCGGTACAGATGGTGAAGGTCAGACAGTCCACGAGGATCGAGTCCTCCGGGACGCCCCAGTTGCCGGTGATGTCCTCGATCAGCCGCTCGGCGATCGCCACCTTGTGCTCGGCGGTGCGCGCCTGGCCCTGCTCGTCGATGGTCAGGGCGATGACGCCGGCGCCGTGCGCGGACACCAGCTCCATGATGCGGGCGAAGCGCGAGGTCGGTCCGTCGCCGTCCTCGTAGTTCACCGAGTTGATCACGGCGCGCCCGCCGAGCGTCTCCAGCCCGGCCTGCAGCACCTGCGGCTCGGTGGAGTCCAGCACGATCGGCAGCGTGGAGGCGGTCGCGAAGCGGCTGGCGACCTGCTGCATGTCCCGGACGCCGTCGCGGCCGACGTAGTCCACGCACAGGTCGAGCATGTGCGCGCCGTCGCGGATCTGGTTGCGGGCGATCTCCACGCACGCGTCCCAGTTCTCGGCCAGCAGCGCCTCGCGGAACGCCTTGGAGCCGTTGGTGTTCGCGCGCTCGCCGATCGCCAGATAGCTGATGTCCTGCCGGAACGGCACGTGCTGATACAGCGAGGACGCCCCGGGCTCGCGCTTGGGATCGCGCTGCGGCACCTCCCGGCCGCCGAGGCTCTCCACCAACTGCCGCAGGTGCTCCGGGGTGGTGCCGCAGCAGCCGCCGATGAGCGCGATGCCGAACTGGTCGACGAACCGCGCGTGCCAGTCCACGAGCTCCTCCGGGCTCAGCGGATAGTGCGCGCCGTCGGAGGTCAGCACCGGAAGTCCGGCGTTGGGCATGCAGGAGAGCCCGATGGTGGAGTGCTTGGCCAGGTAGCGCAGGTGCTCGCTCATCTCGGCCGGGCCGGTGGAGCAGTTCAGTCCGATGCGCTCGATGCCCAGGGACTCCAGCGCGGTCAGCGCCGCGCCGACCTCGGTGCCCAGCAGCATCGTGCCGGTGGTCTCGAACGCCGCCGAGGCCCAGACCGGGACGTCGATCCCGGCGGCGCGCGCCGCGGCCTTCGCCCCCAGCACCGAGGCCTTGATCTGCAGCAGGTCCTGGCTGGTCTCCACCAGCAGGGCGTCCGCGCCGCCGGCGATCAGCCCGGCGGCCTCGGCCTGGTAGGCGTCGCGCAGGGTGGCGTAGCCGATCTGGCCCAGCGACGGCAGCTTGGTCCCCGGACCGATGGAGCCGATCACCCAGCGCGGCTTGTCGGCGGTGGCGAAGCCGTCGGCGACCTCGCGGGCCAGCCGGGCGCCGGCTTCGGAGAGCTCGAAGACGCGGTCGGAGATGTCGTAGTCGCCGAGGTTGGTGTGGTTCGCGCCGAAGGTGTTGGTCTCCACGCAGTCCACGCCGGCGCGGAAGTACTCCTCGTGGACGGTCTGCACGATGTCGGGGCGGGAGATGTTCAGGATCTCGTTGCAGCCCTCGTGGCCCTGGAAGTCGTCCAGCGTGGGATTCTGCGCCTGCAGCATGGTGCCCATGGCTCCGTCGGCGACCACCACCCTGGTCCGGAGTGCTTCGCGGAGTGCGGCGATCCGGGCGTTTCCGGCGTGCGCGGAAGGGGCGGCGGTCGAGGCCATGGGGATTCCTCCGGGGTGAGCGGCTGCTCTTACGTGACCAACGGACACGAGTCTAGTCCGGGAGCACTCCCCGGACAGGGCGTGTCCACTTGCTGGAGCGGCGCGGGTTCGGCGGCGCCCTGGCGGGGTTGTCAGGTGGTGGAGGCTGACGGCGCAGCGTGGGCCGGCGGGGCGGCGATCGGGGACGCGGCTGGTGGCTGGGGTGCTGGCTTGGTTGGTGTCTGTGGTGCCGCGTTGGCTGGTGTCTGTGGTGCTGCCTCGGCTGGTGTCTGTGGTGCTGCCTCGGCTGTTGTCTCTGGTGCTGCCTCGGTTGGTGTCTCTGGTGCTGTCTTGGCCGCAGACTCGCCGATCTCCTCGATGGCCGCTGCGACCACCCCCTCGACCACCGCCTCGACCGGCATCCGACCGCCGGCGACCTGCCGCGCGACCTCGGCCCAGCGCTCGGGTCGGCCGTCCAGACGCGCGGCGACCAGGGCTTCGAGCGGGAAGTGGCCGGTGCGGTCGAGTTCGGCTTCGTCACGGAGCATCTGGCCGCCGAACGCTTCCTCGTCCAGGACGTCGAGCCAGTGCCGGCGCGGTATCCGCTTGGCCGCCTCGACCAGCGGCTCGGCGCTTCCGGCGGCCATGGACGCGCGGACGGCGGGCTGCACGGCGTCCAGGCTTCCGGCGCGTTCCAGGTCCAGCGCCCAGACCGGTTCCGGCCCGGCGGCCTCGGCGAGGGCGCCGTAGAGGCAGGTCAGCGTGGCCGGATCGGCCCGGTCCAGCACCGCGGCGACCAGCCGGTGCAGCAGCGTCGGGGCGTCGGTGAGCGACCAGGCAAGGTCCATGAGCCGGTCGGTGCGCTCGCCGAGCAGGCTGACGGCCCACGCGCGCACCTCGTGCGCCGGCTCGGAGGCGGCGTAGGCGCGGAAGGCGCGCTTCAGGACTTTCGGCGGAATGATCTCGCGGTACATGACATGCCGGGCATAACCGCCGTGGACCTGCTCCAAGACGAAGTCCGGACACAGGTCGTTGCCCAGCAATTCACGCTGCCCGCCGACACTGCCGCCGACGCCGCGCGCGACCAACGGCCTGCTCAGCGGACCGCTGCGCAACATCCAGTCCATTTTGTAGGCAACGACGTTCGGACGCCGCGTTTCCACCAAGCCGGCAAGGTAGCGGGCTGCGACATCGCGCGGAGCGAGGGCCAGCAGCAGGTTCTGCGTGGCGTGGCTGGAACGGTGCGGATGCAGGAATCGATGCACGCTGCCAGGCGCCTCATCAGAGTGCAGAAGCTCGCCGACCGACCCGGCGAAGCTGCCACTGAGGTCGATCGCGGCGGCCCAGCGCACATGATCCTCGCCCAGCTCCTCGGCCAAACGACGCGCGAGCAGCACCCTGACATCGCCCGTCGCCCGGCGGAACCACGGCCGCGCATACTCGGCGGGCGTGCACACAGCCAGCGCCAGAGCCAACGCCGCCGGCCGCGTGTGATCAAGAACCTGCTCAGCACTCAGGGATCCAGCACACAACGCCTCGAGCGCGAGCGCCCGCAGGCGTGTGACGGCGGCACCGAGGTCGGCATCGACCGGAGCCTCCTCGACCAGCACCCGGACATACGCCTCAAGCCCAAGCGGACGCGGCGCCACATGCTCAGGCTGCTGCACCAACCGCCGCGCAAGCATCCGCCGCACCGCCGCCGGACCGCACCTCGAGACGTACGCGACGACCGCCGGCGCCAGCGGCAGCGCGGCAGTCGCAACAGCCTCGGCGAGCTGGTCAGGAGTGAGGGCGGCAAGAGCGGGCGCCACATCAGCCGGACGCGCCGAACCCAGCAACCGCAGCACGGCAACCGGGCCAGGGACCGCGTCGAGGGAGGCTTCACGGAGGCGCACGCTGTCGGTCGGCCAGGTTGGCGAAGGCGGTGCAGCCGGCGTGGTCGGCGCAGCTGGCACTGTGAGCGAGGTCGACCCGGTCGGGACCGCGAGCGAGATCGGCGCGGCCAGCACAGGCGGCGTGATCGGTACAGCCAGTGCGGTCGGCGCAGCTGGCACAGTGAGCGAGGTCGATCCAGTCGGCACCGTGAGCGAGATCGGCGCGGCCAGCACGGTCGGCGAGGTCGGTGCGGCCAGCGCGGTGTCCGAGATGGATCCAGTCAACTCGGTCAGCGCAGTCATCGCGGTGGTAGCAGTGGTAGTCGTCGGCGCGGTCGGCATGCTCGGTGCTGCGCGGGAGGCCAATCCCGTCGGCGCGGCCGATCCGGTCTGGCCAGTCGACGCGGTGGTCGCGATCGCCGCGATCGCCGTGGTCGCCACCGCCGATGCCGTCTCCGTCGGCCCGCCCGGCAACGTCACGGACGCCTGATCTGCCACCAGGGCATCTTGCCCTGTCTGGGCGAATCTGAGTACTCCTCAGCTCGCTGGGGGTGAGGAGTGCTGGTGTCGGGCGGTACTCGACCTGCACCGCCCTGGCGCGCACGATGGTCGCCGGCATCGCGCCGGCCGCCGCCACGTAACAGGGATCCGCGCTACCGCAGCACCATGCCACGAAAGCGCCCGCCACGAAACATCGTGGCGGGCGCAGCCGGCGGACCGGTGGCTGTCGACGACCGGTCGGTCCGTCCATCGTTCCCGATATCGGCTCACTGCTGGTTACGGCCCATTCCGACCGTTCCGGCGGCGAGTGCCGACACCGTCTAGCAGTAGCGCATCCTATCTTCCCCGGGCGATGTAAAGCATGCTTGACACCTGCTCGATGTAAAGCGTACTTTCCATCCATGCGGAACGACATGCGGGCACTGCGGCAGGGCAAGGGCCTGTCGCAGCAGGACCTGGGCGAAGCGCTCGGGGTCTCGCGGCAGACGGTCAACGCGATCGAGCAGAGCCGCTACGATCCCTCGCTCCCCCTGGCGATCCGCATCGCACGGTATTTCGGCACAACAGTGGAGGGGATGTTCCATGTCGACGGATGCTGACAGGAACGCGGGGGGCGCTCGCGACGCTGAAAACGCTGGCATCGCGAGCGCACCGAGCAGCGCCCGACAGCGCGGCGCCCGGCGCCAATCGTGGATCGTGCCGGTGACGGCGGCCGTGCTGGGCGCGGCGTTCCTGGCGATCTACCTGGGCCACCACAATGTGGGGATGGCCGTTTCCGGCCTGCTCATCATGCTCGGCTACGCGGCCGTGCTGGTCATCGGCTCACGCCGGTCGGAGGCGGTGTCGCTGCTGCGCGGCGAGACCGGCGACGAGCGCGCCCGCTCGATCGAGCAGCGCGCGTCCGCCCTCACGCTGCACGTGCTGGCCCTCGTGCTGGTCGGCGGGTACATCGTCGCGCTGATCCGCGGCCACGAATCGGGGACCTGGGCCGGCCTGTGCGCGGTCCTCGGCGGTACCTATCTGCTCTCGACGGTCGTCCTGACCCGGCGCGGCTGAGGCGCCGTGGCGCGGAACCCCCGGTTCCACGCCACGGCGCCGTCTTCCGTCAGTACCAGTCGACGACCGTCACCTCCGAACTCGGCACCCACGCCTCGCGATGGTTGTAGTCGATCCCGAACCACAGGTTCTTCGTGCCGTCCTCGAACACCGACTTCGGCGCGGCCCACAGCGAGCCGGACGGCGCGGTGCCGATGACGTACGACGAACTCGTTGTCGGACGCCCGTAGATGCCGATCGTCCCGTTCGCCGTCGGCGGCTTCAGGCTCACCACATAGGAGTGGACGGGCACCGCCGACCCCGCCGGAACCGCCAGCCACGCCTTCTTCGCATCGGCGTACTGGCTCGGCGTGGCGTTGGACAGCCGGTCGTTCTCGCCGTACCAGATCTGGTACATCGTCATCCCGCTGCCGCCCTGGTCCGGCTGGGAGGCGAGGTAGTAGTACGGCATCTGGGTCTCGATGTTCGTGGTCTCGTCGTTGGGATCGGTGCCCGGTGCTCCCGGAATGACAGCGTCCTTAGTACTCGGCCCGGTATAGAGCTTGAAGAAGCTGTTGTTGGCCGCGGTCTCGGTCCCGTCCGCGCCCAACGGCTTCTGGTCGCTGCTCGGGTTCACCCGGAACAGTCCGGTGGCCGGGGTGTTCCCGGTCGGGTACGGGACTCCGAGGGAGTGGATCAGCCCGAAGTAGTAGTCCCACAGCCAGTACTTGCCCGGGTCGACGTGGTTCGGCGAACTGGCGGTGGTCGGCGCCGGGGTGGTGCCGTGCGCGGTGATGTGGGCGTGGTCCAGCGGGATGTTGTACTTGTTCGCCAGGTAGGCGACCAGCTTGGCCGAGGCCAGGTATTCGGTGGCGTTGTACCACTGGTAGCCGGTGGCGTCGATGCCTGCGTGCTCGATCCCGACCGCGTGCTCGTTGTAGTAGAAGTTCCCCGCGTGGTACGCGATGTCCTTCTCTCTGACCACCTGGTAGACCGTGCCGTCGCTGTCGATGACGTAGTGGACGCTGACACCCTTGCTGATGTCCTGGAAGGTGGTCAGGGCATCCTGCGCGGTGCCCTCGATGTCGTGGATGGTCACGTCGTAGACGGCATAGCTCGTCGGACGGTTCGAGCTCTCATACGTGCACGGCCCGCTGACCACGTTGCAGTCGTAGGAAGTCGGGACCACGCAGTCGATCGCCGACGGGTAGTCGACCTTGCTGTCCTTCACGCATCCGCCGGGCAGCGCACCGGGAGCCAGCGGCACCGAGCCGAGCGTGGACGTGTCCGGTGTCACGGCCTGCGGCGCCAGGGTTATCTGGGAGCCGTCGTCCGCGATCCCGGTGAAGCCGCCGGCGATCAGCTTGTACGCGGCGTCGGCGTACATCCCGGCCACCGACCGCGAGGAAGCGTGGCTGTAGGCGGCGATCGGCGCGTACCAGCCGGCCAGTGAGGTCGGCAGTTTCGGCGCCAAGGACAGCGCCTCGGCACGGAGCACCGCCGCACCGCCGCGGATGTTCGCCGCGGTGTCGTGTTGCAGGGCGCTGACGCTCAGTCCAGTGAGCTTGGCGGCCTGGTCGAGCGTGTCGGCCTTGTCGCTCTTCACCAGGTTCATGCAGCCGTAGCCGCCGTCCACGCTGGCCTGCCCGCCGTGCGCGCCGAGCCTGCCCTCCAGGTAGCAGACCGATTCCAGGACTTGCTGCGGCACGCCGTAGGTGTGGGCGGCGTCCGCGAACGCCGCGGTGACGTTCCCGCTGGAGGTACCGGCCTGGGCCGGGGCACCGCTCAGGCCGTAGGTGAGCAGTGCGGCCGCGGCCAGTACCACTCCGACCATGCGCATGCGCGCTGTACGAGCTCTGCCTCTGTCCCGTCTCTTCATCTGTCGCGATCACCATCCGGTTGTGGGGTCCGGTGTATCAGAGCCCGAACGGACTCCTCGGACATGGTGCGACCGGCTGCGACGTTTGTCACGCAAAATCAACAAGAAACCAAGATGACTCTTGACCACACCGACGATTCGTCAGGGTTCGATCCCGCCGCTGGTGCGAACTTCCACACGAGGACCCCCGCGCCGGCTTCCGATCGGGCACCGGCGGGCGAACACAGGGATAAGGCCTCGGCGACGAGCGGTCGCGCCGAGGCCTTCGCCTTGCTCAAGACTTTGAGGCTGACTCCAGCCGTGACGGCTCAGTCCAGCTCCGAGCCGGTCGGCGCCACGATCACCCGGGTCCCGCTCTGCTCCAGCGCCCGCACCGCCTCCGGGTCGGCGCCGGAGTCCGTGACGATCGCGGTGACCGCGGACAGCTGGCACACCCGGCCGACCGCGACCCGGCCCAGCTTGGCGCCGTCGGCGAGCACGTATACAGCCTGCGCCTGGCCCAGGATCGCCTGCCGGACCGGGATCTCCTCCAGCCGGTCGCTGGTCACTCCAGCCTTCAGGTGCACGCCGGAAGCGGCGATGAACGCACGGTCGGCGAAGAAGCGCTCGAAGAACTTCTCCGAGCCCGGACCCACGCACGCCAGGTCACCGCGCCGCACCTGACCGCCGGCCAGGTGCACCTCCACGCCCTCGCGCCCGGCCAGCTCCGCGGCGGTCGGCAGCGCGACGCACAGCGCCCGGCCGCTGAAGGTGGCCGGCAGGGCGCGCGCCGTCTCGGCGACCGTCGTGCCCAGGTCGAACACCAGCGTCT
This window harbors:
- a CDS encoding hotdog family protein — its product is MKPQLTLEDVAVGDALPVLSYEVSATTVVLGALATRDWRPMHHDHDFAVTRNGVRDIFLNTPNQAAWFERYLTDWTGPHGRPGRMRFRMSDSVFPGDTMAITGTVTGVRVDEAGCGWIEVDLDLAVGAESKTGCSARIAVPVSPDDNPWARRGERWRP
- a CDS encoding acyl-CoA dehydrogenase family protein — encoded protein: MDLDFSEEQLLLRDTVRDLCAKHVPATIVRALENDPERYPEDFWKQAAQLGLHGMRLPEDHGGTDMTLLDAALVYAELGRALVPSPHFASTVLAGQVLAMAGSAEQQERWLPRIASGDGIFTIAWLEPDRSCGPKGVRAKALPAKGGGYRLTGVKRHVPYARSAERILVLARDEAADEVVFLLVDPAAEGVRLTQQLTVASDTQYRVDLEDVYVAEDAVIRGGWQLWDTVMHDAIVLAAAQSSGAARRTLEFTVDYALTRHQFDKPLGAFQAIAHYLADAVTAVDGAETLVWEAAWARDTGRPTAKLAPMAKLFAADTFRDVTATAQQIFGGNGFTVEFDTQLYFRRAKQWQMAWWDARYLEELIAAEVLDAA
- a CDS encoding SAM-dependent methyltransferase; this encodes MADHEGLGGPLPPLFDAPQPRRPAALDTDSPHVARLYDFLLGGKDHFRADRAAAELLLRANPYLRDTCREQRDFLRRALVRLATVGVRQFVDIGTGLPTMPSTHQIVRGVEATARVAYVDNDPIVLSHARVLLTDGGPGTAFVEGDLREPEALLRDPVLTALIDFNEPVAMIATGLLHFLLDHEQPAKHLRTLMDGCPPGSCLVLTHGATDLAVELARATAAAFRQSTIPCQARSRDEVLELLGDLQPLEPGLVPMAAWWNEGPVTKAVRERQIAYGVVARKK
- a CDS encoding MFS transporter; amino-acid sequence: MWEKERRSVATVFATHGAVSGTFASRLPWISDHLHLSAGKLGIALLMSSIGAITTMPFAGRAVARYGTRLTARVLIAAFLVVDVLTPWMPSLLALMGCTLLAGAAGGTSDMAMNAQGILVEKRLGRSIMSGLHGSWSTGVLIAALFGSLAAREHLDARVHFAIAGAILSVVMVWGTQGFHTSATDVGLVEDDSESVPLFVIPRGVILLIGLVGFCGIYAEVAAQDWSSVYMHRALHGGEAEAAFTTGMFAFTMAAGRLSGDAVVGRLGATTTVRACGVLGALGGVLVVVAQGPVPAVIGFMLIGVGVSVVVPLAFAAAGHAGPSPTMGVAGVATIAYGAGMAAPGMIGGIADLTSLRVAFCAVAVLAGMVALGGGLLGRNAPTAVHGVPGPRAVEAEALATEG